TCTACAGTACCGGTAATATCGTGCACTTTTACCTGGTCGCCCATGGTAAATGGCCGGTCGAAGAAAATGATAAAAGAAGCGATCAGGTTCTCCAGGCTTTCGCGGGTAGCCAGGGCAATGGCTGCTGTGGCAATACTCAGCCCCGTAAGCAGGTTGCCGATGTTATAGTGAAAGGCAAACTTCAGGATCAGTAAAATGCCAAATATTACCAATACTACTTTAAAGAAATCCTTAAAGAAAACGATCAGCTGGTTATCGGCCGCATCATGAGTTTGATCGGCCCGGTGATGCAGGATCATTGTAATAAAGTCCATGACCCGCAGCAACAACCATATAAATACAATGATTAATACAATGGTAGAAATGGCGTCAAAAAACTGCCGCACGTTGAACTTGTAAATGTCCACATTCAGGTCCTGCGGGAACGTGAGTTTATTGAATGCGATTAAACTTAGCAAAACGAGCAGGAACACTTCCAGCGGCGATACCACCAGTTTTACAAACGATGCTTTATCAACGCCGCGAACTACACGGTTTACAATGGCAAACATTACGCCCGCCAGGTAGCGTGATAATAAGCGTTTGAATAAAAATATAAGCAATAAAGAACCGGCTACCATCAGGTAGCTTTTAACAGAGTTGTCAAGGATAACAGTATCTAAAAAAGATCGCATGCTGAAATATTCGTGGCTTTAAATTGCTTTCAAAGTTAGTGATAGGAAAACACTTCCAGGCGGTTATTACGCAGCACATATAAATTACCAGGCATGATCTTTATTTTTTGTGCATCCCGCATGGTTACAGGTATGGGGTAGTTTTGCAAATTCAGGGTACCGGGTTCATAACGATACAACATGTTGGCATCCCGGCCATACATGGCATTGCCAATTACGGTAAAATCCGTCCAGCCCTTTAATTGAATCCGGTTTTTAAACCCGCCGTAATAATCGAACATATAAACGCCCTTCAACGAATCGTATAAATATACCAGGCGGTTTTGGTCAACAAGAAATTGCGGGGAGGGAGCAGTATCTACGATCATTCTTACATCGGTAGTTTGATCGAGCACCCGGCCATCTTCAGCCACCCGCTTTAATTTGCTCTCCATTTCATCATACACCCAGATGTTGTTATCGTACGATTGGCCAATGGCGTTTACCTGGAACAACTGTTGCTTTCTAAGATCTATAGTGGACCGGGTGTTTAAAAACCGGTCCAGCACCACGATGGTGCCAAAGTCGCGGAAGTATAATAAAACCCGTAGCGGGTTGGTAACATCCATCCAATACAACTTTCCATATTGCCGCACATTGTTAAATACAGCAATGGAATCACCAGCAGGACCCATCTTTTTTATTTGCCCGGTATTGTTCAGTATATACAGGTTACCCAGGTTATCAACCGTAAAATCAGTTACCTGCTGGCCGGCCAGTTTATTAAATATAAAGGTGGTATCGGCAGTTTGCGCGTACGCAATATTGCCGCAATACAATAATGAAGTTAATATGA
The Niastella koreensis GR20-10 genome window above contains:
- a CDS encoding mechanosensitive ion channel family protein codes for the protein MRSFLDTVILDNSVKSYLMVAGSLLLIFLFKRLLSRYLAGVMFAIVNRVVRGVDKASFVKLVVSPLEVFLLVLLSLIAFNKLTFPQDLNVDIYKFNVRQFFDAISTIVLIIVFIWLLLRVMDFITMILHHRADQTHDAADNQLIVFFKDFFKVVLVIFGILLILKFAFHYNIGNLLTGLSIATAAIALATRESLENLIASFIIFFDRPFTMGDQVKVHDITGTVERIGLRSTRIRTDQKTYVTVPNKQMVDSILDNLSLRTQRRALVQLKLHADTSNDAVNQFVLRVKNYLTQRKDKVESSHVFLSDIQENAFIIHVEFFAAPIPIADFYELRQQINLAMINLMGEMNIKLATKEDGKHVV